A region of Oceanicoccus sp. KOV_DT_Chl DNA encodes the following proteins:
- the atzF gene encoding allophanate hydrolase, whose amino-acid sequence MSNTLINLSLAAVSESYLSASTTPRQLILQLRQQAIAQSDYNAWIHLLTEDELEPYFLALEQADSDALPLYGVPFAIKDNIDLAGIATTAACPDFAYTPTQSAFVVEQLIAAGAVPLGKTNLDQFATGLVGVRSPFGEGKNTFNKDYISGGSSAGSAIATALGQVSFALGTDTAGSGRVPAALNNLIGHKPSLGLLSTRGVVPACRTLDCVSIFALNTDDAATVLDVAACYDEQDPYARPNHYANRKRFFGNTKAAFTFAVPAQLDFQHNTETEKLFDQAVAHFIALGGEKIEINFEPFLTVAKLLYEGPWVAERWLATEQVKTESMLPVIQTIIKGAEGTTAAQAFAAQYRLAELKRQCDALIAGVDFTVIPTSPTFYTRQQLREQPIAHNSTLGTYTNFVNLLDYTATAVPIGFTDCGVPWGVSLFSHAFDDIRLLSYSQQLQQACGLPMATGSHPLPQPAIAKQAAIESTVEVVVCGAHLEGQPLNWQLSERGATLMAKTHSASNYLLYALADGKRPAMMRDEDDGVAIEVEVWSLPIENFGSFVAGIPAPLGIGKVELADGRWLSGFIADASGLVGASNISSYGGWRHWLAAAKS is encoded by the coding sequence ATGAGTAACACCTTAATCAATTTATCATTGGCCGCTGTAAGCGAAAGTTATCTGTCGGCCAGTACCACGCCGCGGCAATTAATTTTGCAATTACGGCAGCAGGCAATAGCACAGAGTGATTACAATGCCTGGATTCACTTGCTGACCGAAGATGAGTTAGAGCCTTATTTTTTAGCACTGGAACAAGCTGATAGCGATGCCTTGCCTTTGTACGGCGTGCCCTTTGCCATTAAAGACAATATTGATTTAGCGGGAATTGCGACCACCGCGGCCTGCCCGGATTTTGCTTATACGCCGACACAATCTGCTTTTGTGGTGGAGCAGCTGATTGCAGCGGGTGCGGTGCCTCTGGGGAAAACCAATCTCGATCAATTTGCCACCGGTTTGGTCGGTGTGCGCTCTCCTTTTGGTGAGGGAAAAAACACCTTTAATAAAGACTATATTTCTGGTGGTAGTAGCGCCGGGTCTGCCATTGCTACTGCACTGGGGCAAGTCAGTTTTGCTTTGGGTACAGATACGGCGGGTTCTGGTCGTGTACCTGCCGCGTTAAATAATTTAATCGGGCATAAGCCCAGTCTCGGCTTGTTAAGCACGCGCGGTGTAGTTCCTGCTTGCCGGACTCTGGATTGTGTCAGCATATTTGCCTTAAACACCGACGATGCAGCCACTGTGTTAGACGTCGCGGCTTGTTATGATGAACAGGACCCCTACGCAAGACCTAATCATTACGCTAACCGCAAACGTTTTTTTGGCAACACCAAAGCGGCGTTTACCTTTGCGGTGCCAGCACAGCTGGATTTTCAACATAATACGGAAACTGAAAAACTGTTTGATCAAGCGGTCGCTCACTTTATTGCGCTGGGTGGTGAGAAAATTGAAATTAACTTTGAGCCGTTTTTGACCGTTGCCAAGTTATTATACGAAGGTCCCTGGGTAGCTGAGCGCTGGTTAGCAACTGAGCAGGTAAAAACTGAATCGATGTTGCCGGTAATTCAAACCATTATCAAAGGTGCAGAAGGCACCACCGCTGCCCAGGCCTTTGCGGCACAATACCGTCTGGCTGAATTAAAACGCCAGTGTGATGCGCTAATTGCTGGCGTAGACTTTACTGTCATCCCGACTTCGCCAACCTTTTACACCCGTCAACAGTTGCGTGAACAGCCGATTGCGCACAACTCAACTTTAGGTACCTATACCAACTTTGTGAACCTGTTAGATTACACCGCGACCGCAGTGCCTATTGGCTTTACTGATTGCGGCGTGCCCTGGGGTGTTTCATTATTTTCCCACGCCTTTGACGATATTCGCTTGCTGTCTTATAGCCAGCAATTACAACAGGCTTGTGGTCTACCCATGGCGACGGGGAGTCACCCTTTACCTCAGCCAGCCATAGCAAAACAGGCTGCCATAGAATCAACAGTGGAGGTGGTTGTTTGTGGCGCGCATCTTGAGGGGCAGCCATTGAATTGGCAGCTGAGTGAGCGCGGGGCCACGCTTATGGCTAAAACCCATAGTGCTTCCAATTACTTATTGTACGCCCTCGCGGATGGTAAGCGGCCAGCGATGATGCGTGATGAAGATGATGGTGTGGCGATCGAAGTAGAGGTCTGGTCATTACCAATAGAAAATTTTGGCTCCTTCGTGGCCGGTATTCCGGCTCCGTTGGGGATTGGTAAAGTGGAGCTGGCGGATGGTCGTTGGTTGAGTGGCTTTATTGCCGATGCCTCGGGTTTGGTGGGGGCCAGTAATATCAGCTCCTATGGCGGTTGGCGGCACTGGCTGGCTGCGGCTAAAAGCTAG
- a CDS encoding DEAD/DEAH box helicase, which translates to MPLLHDLSLHPKLLKALDKLGFTEATPVQAESIPGALAGKDLMVSAATGSGKTAAFLLPLIDRLLNHAAPNSATRALILLPTRELALQTKKNFEQLAAFTPIKCGLIMGGEAFKHQVATLRKNPEVIIATPGRLVDHIEKGTTDFRDLEVLVLDEADRMLDMGFAIAMNAIADCCNKQRQNLLFSATLSHKGLGQILKTFNQPLSIEVGSPRQQHLNIQQQLVLADSIKHKEKLVTALIAEEQARKVFVFCNTRQHCQQLSHVLKYNKLKVNFIHGEISQNDRKQIMNQFRQGSIDVLVATDLAARGLDIDDVDLVINFNIAQSGDDHIHRVGRTGRAGQEGKAITIIDSNEWNQMSSIERYLGIRFEHRVVKDLKANYTGPKKLKNSGKSVGAKKKKVSKADAKAKAKSAKKNKAGTGNLKPVTGDGFGVMRKKK; encoded by the coding sequence TTGCCCTTGCTACACGATCTTTCCCTGCACCCCAAATTATTAAAAGCACTGGATAAACTCGGCTTTACCGAGGCCACACCGGTGCAGGCAGAATCTATCCCGGGGGCTTTGGCGGGTAAAGATTTGATGGTTTCAGCTGCAACCGGTAGCGGTAAAACCGCTGCTTTTTTACTGCCGTTGATCGACCGGCTGTTGAACCATGCCGCCCCTAACAGTGCCACCAGAGCACTGATCTTATTGCCGACTAGAGAGCTGGCGCTGCAAACCAAAAAGAACTTTGAGCAATTGGCCGCGTTTACCCCTATTAAGTGTGGTTTGATCATGGGTGGTGAGGCCTTCAAACATCAGGTAGCCACGTTACGAAAAAACCCGGAAGTGATTATTGCTACCCCCGGGCGACTGGTCGATCATATTGAAAAAGGTACTACCGATTTTCGCGATCTTGAAGTGTTGGTGCTGGATGAAGCAGACCGCATGCTGGATATGGGTTTTGCCATTGCCATGAATGCCATAGCCGATTGTTGTAACAAACAGCGCCAAAATTTATTGTTTTCAGCGACCTTGAGCCACAAGGGCCTGGGGCAAATTCTTAAAACCTTTAATCAACCCCTATCTATTGAGGTTGGTTCGCCTCGTCAACAGCATCTGAATATTCAGCAGCAATTAGTATTAGCCGATTCGATCAAGCATAAAGAGAAATTGGTTACGGCCTTAATTGCCGAAGAGCAGGCCCGCAAGGTATTTGTGTTTTGCAATACCCGCCAGCACTGTCAGCAATTAAGTCATGTGTTGAAATATAATAAACTGAAAGTAAATTTTATTCACGGCGAGATTTCGCAAAACGACCGCAAGCAAATTATGAATCAATTCCGTCAGGGCAGTATTGATGTGCTGGTGGCAACCGATCTCGCTGCCCGTGGTCTGGATATTGATGATGTGGATTTGGTTATCAATTTTAATATTGCCCAGTCCGGGGACGATCATATCCACCGCGTCGGAAGAACCGGGCGCGCAGGGCAGGAAGGCAAAGCTATTACCATTATCGATAGCAATGAATGGAATCAAATGTCTAGCATCGAGCGTTATTTAGGTATTCGATTCGAGCACAGAGTGGTTAAGGATTTAAAAGCGAATTATACCGGTCCTAAAAAATTGAAAAATTCCGGTAAGTCAGTAGGTGCCAAAAAGAAAAAGGTCTCTAAGGCAGATGCTAAGGCCAAGGCTAAATCGGCGAAGAAAAATAAAGCTGGTACAGGAAATTTAAAACCGGTGACGGGTGATGGTTTTGGGGTGATGCGGAAAAAGAAGTGA
- a CDS encoding DUF4198 domain-containing protein — MSNNKLYIQLLSLIGLILHCITGYSHEFWLQPLNFQLQERSLIEANLRVGQHFKGEPLRYFKTNFETFELTMANKTVEIESRFGQLPALSQLPLGEGLHIASYISNNSTVVYPSPEKFTGFLTESGLDWVLTEHQQRGLPASGFTEAYKRYVKSLIAVGNGDGQDQILGLDFEWVVNDNPYQLSAKQDNISLQLLWQGKPFTNKKALIFNRIGDKVLEAQLITDDQGKIVIPVLQGGEFMVSAVHMVRPSPELSASTEAVWQSLWTSTSFAVDKSK; from the coding sequence ATGAGCAATAACAAATTATATATACAGCTATTATCACTCATTGGATTAATCCTTCACTGCATTACCGGTTACAGTCATGAATTTTGGCTACAGCCGCTCAACTTCCAGTTACAAGAGCGCTCATTGATTGAAGCGAACTTACGCGTAGGGCAACACTTTAAAGGCGAACCACTGCGCTATTTCAAAACTAATTTTGAGACGTTTGAACTAACCATGGCTAATAAAACGGTAGAGATCGAATCCCGATTTGGACAATTACCCGCACTTAGCCAACTCCCCTTAGGTGAAGGTTTACATATAGCATCCTATATTTCTAACAACTCTACTGTGGTCTACCCAAGCCCGGAAAAATTCACTGGGTTTTTAACCGAGTCAGGACTTGACTGGGTACTGACGGAACATCAGCAACGCGGACTGCCCGCCAGCGGTTTTACTGAAGCCTACAAACGCTATGTCAAAAGTTTAATCGCGGTCGGTAACGGCGACGGGCAAGATCAAATATTAGGTCTGGATTTTGAATGGGTGGTAAATGACAATCCCTATCAGCTGTCAGCCAAGCAGGACAATATTAGCCTGCAACTGTTATGGCAAGGCAAACCTTTTACCAATAAAAAAGCACTGATATTTAACCGAATTGGTGACAAGGTATTGGAAGCCCAATTAATCACCGATGATCAAGGTAAAATTGTAATCCCAGTGCTGCAAGGTGGTGAATTTATGGTGAGCGCAGTCCATATGGTGAGGCCTTCTCCTGAACTTAGCGCATCAACTGAAGCGGTATGGCAAAGTTTATGGACGTCAACCAGTTTTGCCGTTGATAAATCAAAGTAA
- a CDS encoding HupE/UreJ family protein: MNYFKSLQIVFLTILLLLSNALHSHEIRPAIIDVNIAQNGEIQIQLIVNLEALIADIGPQHSDTSQSENAEFYDRLRKLSAEQLAEELQIFSPRLLQDTQLRADELPVVLDIISSNIPAVGDVELARDSVINMAGQLPLTAQTLSWRWGERLPSAALRVSTKQQADIYTAYLQNGQASKKINVSGILVSGGSAAAQSEMVQQSSFDIFNNYLLVGFTHILPKGLDHILFVVGLFLLSTQWRPLLWQVSSFTLAHTVTLALGMLGIVTLSPAIVEPLIAASIVYVCVENIFAAKLSRWRPLLVFAFGLLHGLGFAGVLTEIGLSSQSFVTGLIAFNIGVELGQLTVIALCFLIVGFWFGNKPWYRQQVTIPASIGVALIGAYWFIERVFW, encoded by the coding sequence ATGAATTATTTTAAAAGCTTACAAATTGTTTTCCTGACGATACTTCTACTACTGAGTAACGCCCTTCATAGTCATGAAATTCGGCCTGCTATCATCGATGTTAATATCGCACAAAATGGCGAAATCCAGATACAGTTAATCGTTAATTTGGAGGCATTAATTGCAGATATCGGGCCGCAGCATAGCGATACGTCACAATCTGAAAATGCCGAATTCTATGACAGGTTACGAAAGTTATCGGCTGAGCAGTTAGCTGAAGAATTGCAAATTTTTTCTCCGCGCTTGCTACAGGATACTCAACTGCGTGCTGACGAGTTACCAGTGGTATTGGATATTATCTCTAGCAATATACCCGCCGTGGGTGATGTCGAATTGGCGCGTGATTCGGTTATTAACATGGCAGGGCAGTTACCGCTAACGGCGCAAACGCTCAGTTGGAGGTGGGGTGAGCGCTTGCCGTCGGCAGCCTTACGGGTTAGCACCAAGCAGCAAGCCGATATTTATACTGCCTATTTGCAAAATGGCCAAGCCAGTAAAAAGATTAATGTCTCTGGAATATTAGTGTCGGGTGGTAGTGCGGCAGCGCAATCAGAGATGGTTCAGCAAAGCAGCTTTGATATTTTTAACAATTATCTGTTAGTGGGCTTTACCCATATTTTACCCAAAGGTTTGGATCATATTTTATTTGTGGTGGGTTTGTTTTTACTGTCCACCCAGTGGCGGCCACTATTGTGGCAGGTGAGTAGTTTTACTCTCGCGCATACGGTGACGCTGGCACTGGGTATGTTAGGTATCGTGACCTTATCGCCGGCGATAGTGGAGCCATTAATTGCGGCATCGATCGTTTATGTGTGTGTGGAGAATATTTTTGCCGCTAAGTTAAGCCGTTGGCGACCGCTGTTGGTATTTGCTTTTGGTCTGCTGCATGGTCTGGGTTTTGCTGGTGTATTAACCGAGATTGGTCTCTCTAGCCAAAGTTTTGTTACCGGTTTGATTGCGTTTAATATCGGTGTTGAGTTGGGGCAGCTGACAGTGATTGCCCTGTGCTTTCTTATTGTGGGTTTTTGGTTTGGTAATAAACCCTGGTACCGGCAACAGGTCACGATACCCGCCTCAATAGGGGTTGCTTTAATTGGAGCTTATTGGTTTATCGAAAGAGTATTTTGGTAA
- a CDS encoding c-type cytochrome, which translates to MIPQTISYYWLIVFVTALPFCAVANDLDVFDDYDCFSCHTLTEAGVGPSFLAIAQRYGGKDQQHYLSDKIINGGSGVWGNEMMIAHPTLSKPQARELVDIILSTQP; encoded by the coding sequence GTGATCCCTCAAACAATTTCATATTATTGGCTAATTGTCTTCGTCACCGCACTGCCCTTTTGCGCAGTGGCCAATGACCTGGATGTCTTTGATGACTACGATTGTTTTTCCTGTCACACGTTAACAGAGGCTGGCGTTGGTCCCAGCTTTTTGGCTATAGCGCAACGTTACGGTGGAAAAGATCAGCAACACTATCTAAGTGATAAAATTATTAACGGTGGCAGCGGTGTGTGGGGCAATGAAATGATGATCGCTCACCCTACGCTATCAAAGCCACAGGCACGAGAGTTAGTCGATATTATTTTGTCTACACAACCCTGA
- a CDS encoding thiamine pyrophosphate-binding protein, whose amino-acid sequence MADLPSDTPSPDDHSTVQFAVKQLLDGKLSRRGFGKALMALGLSGTAAQSMAKMVADDKSDSEQLPRAGKIVEGTGADVLVETLLAADVEYIFATTATGMSALFDALALRPQIKFVLALQEGQAAAMAHGYELASGKTAALFLPGVAVPNAMNNLYNAWKDRSAIAVFSDAQATDYRGRNQFQQMDDWIEPMKQFTKWAWEIHHIERVSEFTRRALKMANTPPGGPVHIRYPRNVLDNGGQKQTVYPQSLFRVDVNLQPKPELINAAAKLLVNAKRPYINVGHEVTRAHAVDEIIELAEMLGAPVSQGYSVYGDFPFNHPLFAGFYGPGAPRGLFGSDVFLNLGSEMPSWGIIAPPPPAKAHIIHARLEYSDIGNISPTDIAIAGGIKETIIALKSAIKTMISEQALAKISAPRLQALQQKFEKLKRKQKEQAEADWNSSPMSWDRVGYELEQQLEKDAIIVSELNNRTPLEWLNFYSDKKAGKRKRLIGQTTGFALGWGVGAALGVKVAQPDRQVVCLLGDGGFLFGQSETLWMAARHQIPITIVIFDNEAYDGERERIYAFSPLAKDKARRHLWKDISCYLGDPPVDFVKLSESFGVAAERASKPEQMTAALKRAAIANRGGKAYLIDAKIMQQGKGANDNWHPDIDIAALRDKKV is encoded by the coding sequence ATGGCAGACTTACCATCAGACACCCCAAGCCCTGACGACCACTCAACCGTACAGTTCGCCGTGAAACAGTTATTGGACGGCAAACTCTCTCGGCGAGGCTTTGGCAAGGCGCTTATGGCACTGGGTTTGTCAGGTACTGCCGCGCAATCAATGGCGAAAATGGTCGCTGATGACAAATCAGATTCAGAACAGCTGCCGCGTGCTGGCAAGATAGTAGAAGGCACCGGCGCGGATGTGTTAGTTGAAACTTTACTGGCCGCTGATGTTGAATATATTTTTGCTACCACAGCTACCGGCATGAGTGCATTATTCGATGCCCTGGCGTTGCGTCCGCAAATTAAATTCGTACTCGCCCTGCAGGAAGGGCAGGCCGCCGCTATGGCTCACGGTTATGAGCTGGCCAGCGGTAAAACAGCAGCACTTTTTCTACCGGGTGTTGCTGTACCCAATGCCATGAACAACCTCTATAACGCTTGGAAAGACCGCTCTGCGATCGCGGTATTTTCAGATGCTCAAGCCACCGACTATCGCGGCCGCAATCAATTTCAGCAAATGGATGACTGGATTGAACCGATGAAACAGTTTACCAAGTGGGCTTGGGAGATACACCATATTGAACGTGTTAGTGAATTTACTCGTCGCGCATTAAAAATGGCAAACACACCACCCGGCGGTCCGGTCCATATCCGCTACCCGCGTAATGTACTGGATAACGGTGGCCAAAAACAAACAGTCTACCCGCAAAGTCTTTTCCGGGTTGATGTTAATCTGCAACCCAAACCCGAACTGATTAATGCCGCAGCAAAATTACTGGTTAATGCCAAGCGCCCCTACATTAATGTCGGCCACGAAGTCACTCGCGCTCATGCAGTAGATGAGATTATTGAACTAGCTGAAATGCTCGGCGCTCCTGTTAGTCAAGGGTACTCCGTTTATGGTGACTTCCCATTTAACCACCCATTATTCGCAGGTTTTTATGGACCTGGTGCACCACGCGGATTATTTGGCTCAGATGTCTTTTTAAATTTGGGTAGCGAAATGCCAAGCTGGGGGATTATCGCTCCACCACCGCCAGCAAAAGCCCATATTATTCACGCCCGGCTGGAGTACAGTGACATCGGTAATATTTCACCAACGGATATTGCTATTGCCGGTGGCATTAAAGAAACGATTATTGCACTTAAAAGTGCCATTAAAACCATGATTAGCGAACAGGCTTTAGCAAAAATAAGCGCGCCTCGCTTACAAGCACTACAACAAAAGTTTGAAAAATTAAAGCGCAAGCAAAAAGAACAGGCTGAAGCCGACTGGAATAGTTCACCAATGAGCTGGGATCGTGTCGGTTACGAACTGGAGCAACAGTTGGAAAAAGATGCCATCATCGTTTCGGAACTCAATAATCGCACACCCTTAGAGTGGTTAAATTTTTACAGCGATAAAAAAGCCGGCAAGAGAAAACGGCTTATCGGCCAAACTACCGGCTTTGCTTTGGGCTGGGGCGTGGGTGCTGCACTGGGTGTTAAAGTCGCTCAACCTGACCGACAAGTGGTTTGCTTATTGGGTGATGGCGGATTCTTGTTTGGTCAAAGTGAAACACTCTGGATGGCCGCTCGTCACCAAATACCTATTACCATTGTCATTTTTGATAACGAGGCCTATGACGGTGAACGCGAACGCATCTACGCATTTTCGCCGTTGGCTAAAGATAAAGCACGCCGTCATTTATGGAAAGACATCAGTTGCTATCTGGGCGACCCGCCGGTGGATTTTGTTAAATTATCGGAATCATTCGGCGTCGCCGCTGAACGCGCCAGCAAGCCCGAACAGATGACCGCAGCACTGAAACGCGCCGCTATAGCCAATCGAGGTGGCAAAGCCTATTTAATCGACGCCAAAATCATGCAACAAGGAAAAGGCGCCAACGATAACTGGCACCCGGATATTGATATTGCGGCACTGCGAGATAAAAAAGTGTGA